The DNA sequence ATTTATCCGCATTCGGATGTTGTGTTTTGCTTTCTACATAACCTACTACTAACTTTTTGATCTCAGCCGTATAATCAATGATGTCATCAACTTCAATGCCTGTACGTGTAATACGTTCAGCTAAAGGTTGAATCGGTTCGTTGACAGCGACTAATGACTCTAACCACTCTTTTGATACAAACATTATGCTTCACCTCTATCTTCAACAGCTTTAAATTGATCTAAGAATCGAACATCATTTGTGTAGAAATAACGAATATCTTCAATACCGTATTTCAACATTGCGATACGGTCTGGACCCATACCAAAGGCAAATCCAGTATATTTAGATGAATCAAATCCAGCCATTTCTAATACGTTCGGATGCACCATACCTGCACCTAAGATTTCAATCCAGCCTGAACCTTTACATACGTTGCAGCCTTTGCCGCCGCATTTGAAACATGACACGTCTACTTCTACAGATGGTTCTGTGAATGGGAAGTAACTTGGACGCAAACGAATTTCGCGTGCATCACCGAATAATTTCTTCGCTACAAGTTCTAGTGTCCCTTTCAAGTCGCTCATTTTAATATTTTCCGCAACAACTAAGCCCTCAATTTGTGTAAATTGGTGACTGTGTGTCGCATCATCTGAATCTCGGCGGTACACTTTACCAGGACAAATAATTTTAACTGGTCCTTGGCCGTTGCGTTTTTCTAATGTACGCGCTTGTACCGGAGACGTATGCGTACGCATTAATGTTTCTTCAGTGATATAGAATGTATCTTGCATATCACGTGCCGGGTGTGATTTCGGCAAGTTCAATGCTTCGAAGTTGTAGTAATCTTTCTCTACTTCATAACCGTTCACAATTTCAAAGCCTAAACCTAAGAATAAATCTTCGATTTCTTGAATTGTACGTGTCAATGGATGTGCTGCACCTTGTTTAACCTTGCGGCTCGGTAATGTCACATCGATTGTTTCTTCATTTAATTGTTGATTTAAGCGCTCTTGTTCAAGCACTTGTTTGCGGTCTGCGATGGCTTGTTCAATCGCTTGACGCACTTCATTCACAGCTTGACCGAATTTCGGTTTTTCTTCATTTGATAAATCTTTCATTTGTTTCATTAAACCTGAAACAGAACCTTTTTTACCTAAGTACTTTACTTTAACATCTTGCAATGCTTTTTCATCTTCTGCTTTTGACACATCTGCCAAAGCTTCAGATTTCAGCTGATTCATTTCTTCAGTTTGAACCATGTCTGCCCCTCCTATTTTGTGTTGGCAATAAAAAAAGACTTCATCCCCCTCTTACGATATGGGACGAAATCTTCCGTGGTACCACCCAAATTTATGCATACGCATACACTTGTTTTATAATTTATAACGGTTATTAACCGACTTAAATCTCTTTAAGTTGCCAAAAAGGTGAAAAAAGCTATGGATTTCTGGAATGAGTTTCAGTCACGCTCATTCTCCCTATACAGTCATCGCTTGATAGCTTACGTCTTTTTATAGGCAAAGTATTTATTTATCTGTTCATGTTATCCTATAACAATAAACATTGAATCACATCTAATTATAAGTAATCCTTACTAAAGGGTCAACCTTTTAATTTATAGATCAAAATGCTTCCGGCAATCGCAACATTTAAACTTTCTGCATCGCCATACATCGGTATTGTCAGACGTTTTGTAGTATGTGCTAATAACTCTGGATCTACGCCTTGTCCTTCATTGCCTAATAACAAAGCAAACTTCTCTTGAGCCGCTTCTTCATTAAAATTGACCGCATCTTCTAAAGCTGTACCGTATATCGGTCCTTCAAAACTTTCAATAAACTCAGGCAATGCTTGTGTCACAATCGGCAAGTGGAACACACTGCCTTGACTCGAACGCAAGACTTTATCTTGATAGGCATCTGCAGTACCCGGTGATAAGACAATCAAATCTAAAGCTGCCGCATCTGCAGTACGGATTAATGTTCCTAAGTTGCCTGGATCTTGAATACGGTCCAGCAGCAATACTTGTTTGGCCTCTGAAACTTTAGAAACAACATCCGGCTTTTCAATTACCGCAAAGATACCTTGCGGTGTTACTGTTCCGGATAATGTTTCTGCCACTTTGAAATTAATGTGATACGCTTCTTCTGCAGCATCAATCAGTGCTGCGTCAAAGCGCTCAGGTTCTACAACAAAAAGCTGTTTAACAGTTAGGCGGCTTTTCACTGCTTCTTCAATCAAATGTGTACCTTCAACCAGCAATAATCCGGTTTTGTCACGTTCTTTTTTCTTTTTCAACTTATTCGCTTGTTTGACTTTAGCATTTTGTGCTGAAGTGATTTGTTCCATCATCGGTTCCCTCATTTGCGATTTTTCCTTATTCTATCATGGATATGTAAAAAAATAATAAAAAAGACCAACCGCAAGTACGATTGGTCACGTTAATCATCGATTATTTTGAAACGACTTCTTCACCATTGTAAGAACCACAGTTTTTACAAACGCGGTGAGATAATTTGTATTCACCACAGTTAGGGCATTCAGTCATACCTGGTACTGATAATTTGAAGTGAGTACGACGTTTATTTTTTCTAGTTTTAGATGTTCTTCTTTTTGGTACTGCCATGATTTAATCCTCCTTAAAATTCAAACACAAAAATCTTTGTTACTGTGTGATTAAGCTGTTAATTACAATACTATCTATTGTACACCAACTTCTATTGCTTTTCATCATAAAATTGTTGTAATTTTTGAAGCCTTGGATCGACTGTCTTAGAATCGTTTGCTTCTGCTTGTTCACTTTCTTCTAATTGGTCTTCGTCAATAACATCCCAACCGTGACCGCCTTGCAGCATATCGTCGATACTGCTGTCGTCTGCCACTGCTCGGATAGGCTTTTCTATGATGACAAGCTCTTCTGCGATATCACGTAAATCAATCATTCCGCTGACAGCTAAGTGATAATGTTCATTCTCATCATCTTCGCCGTCGCTGTATTCATGACCTTCTGAATCAAATATTTCCGTTGTCTCAATATCAATCGGAACCTTGACCGGTTCTAATGTACGTGCATCTTCCATAGTGTAAGCACCTGTGAGATGCATATCTGCGACAACTTCATTTGATTTGACATCAAGTTGACCCTTAACTCGGATTTCAGATAAATCTATAAGTCCTAGTTTATCAATTAAATGATTAAAATTTACTGTTTGATCAAATTCAAAAGGCTTACCTTGATATTTTCTTAATTGCGTTATTGACCATTTCATATGGCTTCACCTCTAACAAGCACAAAATTTATTTTAACTTTCTAGCGTTAAGTTGTCAAGATTTTTTCTTAACATCCTGACTTTTTGATACAATAATAATAATGAATTCTGAAAGGACGGATTGCAAATGAAATGCGCTGCACTCATTACAGAGTATAATCCCTTCCATAACGGGCATGCTTATCACGTTGAACAAGCACGTCAAATCGCAAATGCAGATGTCACTGCGGCAATTATGAGCGGACAATTTGTCATGCGAGGCCAACCTGCAATTTATAATAAATTCCTGCGAACGCAAATGGCCTTGTCTTCTTGCGACCTTGTCGTCGAATTACCTGCTTTTGCGGCACTTTCTGCAGGTGAATACTTTGCTGAAATGGGTGTGAAAGTTGCAGACTATCTGAATTGCGATGCCTTGGTCTTTGGAAGCGAATCCGGCAGCATCAAAGATTTCGAGCACATCGCCTTGCAACTCAACCATATCGAAGAACACCCTGAATTTCAAACAAAGCAGCGAGAAGGCAAAAGTTATCCTAGAATTATCAATGAATTATTAGGAGAACCGCATTTGCTTCAGACACCTAATAATATCTTAGGTCTCTCATATGTACAAGCTATACACAATTTTGCACCGAATATGACGCCTTATACAATTAAAAGACATCAATCGCAGCACCATCATCCGATCATTTCGCATAGGCAATTTGCCAGCGGTACAGCCATCCGCAAATCGCTTGAAAACGAAGACCGATTATTTGAATCAGTTGTTCCTGCAGCTGTGAAACAGCTTTACAACAAACCGCACCTTACTGTTGAAGATTGCTTCCCTTATCTCAAATATGCAATTTTACGTGCTTCGCCAGAAGAACTGCAGCACATTCACACAGTCAGCGAAGGATTTGAACATCGTTTAAAAGCACAAATTCTGCATTCACAAAGCTTTGATCAGTTGATGTCTCAACTTAAGACCAAGCGCTATACTTATACCCGTATCCAGCGTATGTTAATGAACATCTTGTTAAACTTTAAACAAGCAGAAAAACAAGACAATGTATCAGCGGTTCGTATCTTAGGTATGAACGAAAAAGGTCAAGCTTATTTGAAATCGCTCAAGCAGCAATTTCCAGATAGACATTATATTACAAACGTCAATCAATCGACTGCCCCTTACTTCAAACATGAGATACAAGCAACTACGGTATACAATTGGATATCAGGCGAAACCCAAGATGATTTCAATACACCGGTAATTAGGGTACAGTCAGAATAAAGGAGGCAAAATCTATGCAAGTTTATTCAGAAACAACCGTTCAGCAGCATTATCCGATGGCACAAGCAATTGAAGATATTGAAAATGTCTTTCGTCATTTAGACGATATTCAAACTGCACAACGTACTGTCATTCCTACAGGCGATGGCGCAAAATCTATGTTATATATGCCTTGTGTGGATACTGCAAAGCAGCTCGGTACTATTAAAATTACTTCTATTACACCAGAGAATCCGCAGCATCATCTGCCGACGACACAAGCACAAATTGTGATTACTCAACTCCAAACCGGAGAACATACGGCAGTCATCGACGGCAGTTACTTAACACGTCTGCGTACAGGTGCATTAAGCGGTATCGCAACGAAATACATGAGCAGAGAAGATGCACATGTATTAGGGATGATCGGCACAGGCGGTATGGCGTACGAACAATTTCTCGGCAATATAGCCGTCCGCGATATCGATACGGTTGTATTGTACAATCGTACAACTGAAAAGGCTGAGGCGTTCAAAGCACGTATCCTTAAAGACTATCCGGATTTAACCGTTAAAGTAGAAGAAAATGTGGCAGACCTTGTCAAACAAGCAGATATTTTAAATTGTCAAACCCCTTCTACAGCACCTGTGTTCAACGCTGATGATATTCAACCTGGTACACATATCAACGGTATCGGTTCTTATCAGCCAGCGATGAAGGAACTAGATAATCGTATTTTTCCGCAAGCAGAAAGGGTTGTCGTAGATGATTTAGAAGGTGTCAAAGATGAATCTGGAGAATTAATTGATGCAGATGCGAATGGTACGTTCACATTCGACCAAATCAGCGATGAATTAAAGACCCTCTCGCTGAATGGTCAATCGTATCGCAAAACAGATGAAGGTATTACTGTCTTCAAATGTGTCGGCGCTGCTTACTTTGATTTAGCTGTCGCAATCGGCGCTTACAATCAATTAAAATAAAACAAAAAAACACGTTTCAACTTCCCTTGTTACTTACAAGCTTGAAGTTGGAACGTGTTTTAATTATTTTCCGAACTTTTCTCTTAATGCTCTTTCAACCGGTGGGGGTACAAATTCAGAAATATCCGCTTTGTATTGTGCAACCTCTTTTACTACGCTCGAACTGATAAATGAATAATTAGTACTTGTCATCATGTAGAGTGTTTCTACATCACTGTTCAGCTTTTTATTCATAGATGTTAAACGTAATTCATATTCAAAGTCGCTGACTGCACGTAATCCGCGAATGATTGTTTTCGCACCGATTTGGTCGCAAAAATCTACCAGCAACCCGTTAAATTGGTGGACTTGAACATTCGGGATATCCGCTACAGAAGCTTCAATCAAAGCGATGCGTTCTTCTACAGTAAATGTGCCCGATTTGTTACTATTCTTTAATACACAGATATGAATCTCATCAAAGCGTTGTGCAACACGTTCGATAATATCCACATGCCCATATGTAATTGGATCGAAACTACCTGGAATTACTGCTTTTGTTTCAGCCATCATGTTCTCCTTTTTCTAATAACATAGTATCTGTTAATCCATAATGATAACGTTTAATCAACTTGAAAGTATGAATATCAATGTTTTCTTTATGGTTGAACTCACACACGATGATACCACTTTTCTTCAATAAGTTAAACTCCGCAATTTTAACAAGCGCTTCATCAATCAGCCCTTTTTCATAAGGCGGGTCTAAAAAGATTAAATCAAATTGGATTTCGCGTTTCGCTAAGGCTTTCAATGCACGATCCGCATTGTTTTTATATACTTCTGATTGTTTCATTAAATCCAAGCTTTTCAAGTTGGATTTGATAACTTTGACAGCTTTGAAGTTCTGGTCCACGAAAATCATTTTGTCTATACCGCGAGATAATGCCTCTATGCCGAGTCCTCCGCTTCCCGCAAATAAATCTAAACCGATACCAGTTACTTCATGCAGACTATTAAAGATACTTTCTTTTACTTTATCCATTGTCGGACGTGTATTACGCCCTTCTAAACTTTCTAACGGCTTGCTTTTATGCAGTCCTGCAATCACTCTCATCTTACACTTCACTTCCTCTCTCGTTCTATAATATAATTTGGGTATTAAGGAGGATTTCCAAAATGAAACAATCTTTTATTGTACTCGGTGAAGGTCTCACCGATTTATTCGAGTTCAAAACATTAATCGAATACAATCATGCCCGTATTAACAGAATTGTATTCTTTAACAGCCCTCAATCAGAAAAAGGCTTGAGTTCAGCTGCAATCATCATGAATCCGACAGAAGGCAATTACTTTCAAGCCATGTACATTATGGTCAATGCTTTTGACTATCCTCATCCAAAAGATAATAAAAAGTCTGAGATGATTCGAGGATTCGCCGAACAATATAACGTGCAATTAACAGAACTAGACGTTAAATCAACCGATGACTTTTATGATTTAGACCTCTACTTCAATTATCTCATCGGCGTACTGCGTCTCTATCGTTGGATTCCGCCGTTGCAATAACGTTTAATGACATGAAAGTTAGGATATAGTTGATGATACAGTAGTGGTGCTGCTAATTGATTTCGTATTTTTCTTTTTCATACGTTTTCTTTAAATATTTATAAGGAGAACCATCAATGTGACGCACATACTTTAATTTCATGAGTCGGTTTACAATACGATCTGCATCATTTTCATTAATATACATGACAACGTATTTACGTGTGCGGTTGCTATAGATAATGTGCCCGTATTTTCTAATATGACGTTCATGTTTCATGTGCTTAAGGTATATAATTAAACTGGTTCTAGGTATGATTTCTGTCATTTTGATCACTCCATTACTTTAATCTATAGTATCACGACTTGACCATTTTTGAAATAACGAACAAGCACTGCTATCACTGAAATCCATTGTGATAGACAGAGGCTTGACGCTGTTTTCATAACAAATTAGGAGGCAAATTACATGGTAAAAATAAGTAGACTTATCAGAAACAGTGCAGCAGGTGCTGCCGGTATATTCAGCGGACTTATCTTATTCTCTAAATTTAAGGGTCAACCTGAATCTCATCCGATTCCGCCTTTCTTCACACGTAAATCCCATTATATTTTCGCACATCGCGGCGGAATGGCTTTACGTCCGGAACAAACGAAACTTGCATTTGATAACGCCAAAGACTATGAAGTCGACGGCTTTGAAACAGATGTCCGCGTGACAAGCGATGAAAAATTAATCGTCTTCCACGATGCGACAGTAGACCGTACGAACAACGGTTCAGGCAAAGTGCGCGAACATCGTTTAGATGAATTGCAGCGCTTAGATGCAGGCTATCACTTTAAAGACATTAATAATGACACACCTTACCGCAATCATCCGGATGCGAAAATTTTAACTTTTGATGAACTCTTAGAACTTTATCCGGATATGCTGATTAATGTCGATTTAAAAGACAGTCCGGATTCATATGAAGGTACAATTGCTCCGGAATTATTATTCGAATCGATTGCGCGTCACGATGCACAAGACCGTGTCTTAGTTACAAGTTTCTATCAAGATCAAATCGCCCGCTTCTCTGAATTCAGTTTAGGCACTGTCGCTGTAGGCGCTAGTCAAGAAGAAGTAACAGTCGGCTTAGCTAAATTCTTTACCGGACTCGGCAACATGTTCGAAGTACAAGCCAATACGTTCCAAATGCCTACAAGCTATAACGGCATTCCATTAACATCTCAACGTTTAATTCAATGGTTGAATTCACGTAATATTGTACCAGGCTATTATGGTGTGAACAGTATTGATTTAATGAGCGACTTATTCAACAAAGGTACACATACCATTGTGACCGATCGACCGGATTTAGCTTATCAATACCGTCAAAATCAATCGCAGCATTAATATAGCTCATCCCAACAATATATAACTATAACGAAAAGCACACGCCCATTTATTTGAGCGTGTGCTTTCTATCTATCTTATTAAACTTTATGCATGTACTTGGCATTGGCAGCTGCCGCCTGTACTGCAGCCGTGCATATCCGTTCTGAAGAAAGGATTGCCGACTTCGATTTTAACGTTATCTGAAATAGAAGTTGCGATGATTGTAATCACTTCATCTACCAAATTTTGAAGTTCTACTTCCTTTTGTTTATAGGCCATGACAGATGGCACCATTTCGTAATCACGTTTGCTTTTTCTTGTTGCACGCGATACCGTTTGATAATCTGGATGATATTTGCCGAAACGCATCACTTCATCATATTGCACTTTGTTTTTCATAAACGTTTGATAATGTGCTTGTGCTGTTTCGTCTTCATTCATCTCTTGTCGTGCCAGACGATAAGCATGATAAATGTCAGACTGCAAAATCATATCGCTCACTGCATCTACATGGTCTAAAACATCAATGACTTCAGTATTTATCATTCGTGTCACCTTCCATCATTCTTCAATAAAGATTAATGTATAATAACCATCCATGACGTCTCCGCCCATTTCAGTATACTGTGTATTCAAGATTCTTGAACGATGTATATCCGAGTTCAGCCAACTGTGCAGCAAGGTCGGTACATCATTAAAGTCATATCCGACGTTTTGGCCAACAGATTTGAACTTGATATCTCTATCATCTAATTGTTGTTTTAAAGCACCTTCTGTAAATTCAACATTCTTATTATTAGTACTTTCATATAAGTTTACTGAAGCAATATGACTTAAATCATTATTGACTTTAAACGGTTTTAATCCTTTTAAGTGACGGATTTGGTTTGTCACTTCGTATAACGTCATCAATTGGTTTACGTTTTGTTCATACGGCACATTTTTATGTTTGTTTTCAATTGTCTTTTCATCTGAAGACTTCGTCATTTGATAAGGATTAAACATTACCAGCGCTTCTGCGTCTAAGAAACGTACACCTACAACTTTATTGGTTTGCTGATCAATGTAAACTTGGGCGTAAGTATTGCCGTATTTTATCAGCATTTGTGTTTTCATATCTTCATCTGAAAGTTCTAAATCATATTGTTTACCATTTGCGTTGACTGTAGGTTCAGGGTTGATGCTCGTATTTTCAAAAATACTAGAAGCGTCTTCTGAGATTTTAATCGGTTCGATATCTGCTTTAGTACCTGTCGCATAGACCGATTTAATAATATTGTTTTTAGTCGTCACAATATAATATTGGTTGTTTTCTCTGAATACATAGTTCTTATAGTCATCATAATATTCATAAACACGGTCAGCTTGACCGAATTTTTTAGTTAAACCGCTAATATCATTATTCACCCAAGTCCCGATACCTGATTTAGGTTTCGGATTCTCTGCTTGTTCTACTTTCTTTTGTGTTTGTTCAGTTTTCGTCGGCGTTTTCTTGTTCGGATTTTCTAACACATCGAATTTCAGCCGAGGCGAATAAAATAAATAGATAAGAAAAGTTATGAGGAGCAGCACTCCTACCACTTTAATAATTAAGTTCCTCATTCTCCGCCCACCTCAATGTTAAGTAATTATCATTGTACACGTTTCACACGTGCACTCGCAAGGATTGTATGCTAATTAAAAACATCGACTAACAACAAAACGTTATCAGTCGATGTTTAATGTTTAAAAGCCGAAAGTAGCTTTGAATAATGAAGTTGTTTCTCCGCCAGGATACATAACATATAACAAGATGTATACGATGATTCCTGTGAAAGCTGTAAAAATCCAAATAATTGCAGCCCAAGGGCCCACTTTTCTGTGGAGATTAAATTTATCTTTGAATGCTGTAATGATTTGGAATAATCCCATTAATCCGCCCACTGTCGATAATGCAATGTGGAAGATTAAGAAGAAATGATAGTAACCTTTCAACCATGCGGGACCGCCGAATGCGGTATTCCCGATAAAGAATGTTCTGCTCGCATAAATTACGAAGAATGTTAAAGCAAAGAAAGCAGCTGTTAACATGACTTTTTTATGCGCTTCAATTTTACGTTTTTTAATCAAGTACCACCCAACAATAACAAGCGCTGCACAGATTTGAATACAGCTGGTACTTATTGTCGGCAATATAGGTAGACTCATAAATCTCATCCTATCTTCAATTTATTTAAATCATATTGATTAAAGAAATTACTACTGCTAAAGCAAAGAATAGCACTAAGTAGTTAAGTGAGTAAACAAACATTAAAGTAGTCCATTTCTTTTGATTGAAGTTCTTCTTGAAGCTTGTTAATCCAAGATAAATCCAACCTAAGTTAAGAAGTGTTGCCAATACAACGAACACCGTGCCTAAGTTTGTAAGCAATAATGGTAAAGGCAATAATGCGATTAACCATACAAACATGCCTACTCTTGTACGGTTAAAGCCTTTAACCGATGGAAGCATAGGTATTTTTGCTAACGAATATTCGTCTTGGCGTTTAATTGCTAATGCATAGAAATGAATCGGCTGCCAACAAAATACAACTAAGAATAATGCGATTGCTGTTAAGCTGAGTTGTCCCTCAATCGCTGTCCATCCGATTAGCGGCGGTACAGCACCAGGAAAGCTCCCGATAACAGTATTCCAAGTAGTATGGCGTTTAGACCAGATTGAGTAAAATGAGACATAACCGATAATCCCCATTAAACCGATAACACCTGATGGTATGTTTAAGATGAATAATAAAATTTCACCTAGTACCATCATTCCAAAACTTAAAATCAATAAATTTTTATTTGAAATTCTGTCATTGACTGTTGGTCTTGACTGTTTGCTCGGCATGATGCGGTCAATATCTTGGTCATAATAGTTATTGAGTGCACATGCGCCCCCCATAATGAGTGTTGAACCAATCATCATTAACAGAATTTGCGGCAGAGATGATAGGAAGGAATGATTCGCTAATGCAATCGCCAGCCATGATCCTGTAAACGTAGGAATTAAGTTCCCCTGAACCAGCCCCATTTTAATAATTGCTTTCAGTTCTTTAAGGGTTACACGGCTCGAGCTTGTCGACAAAGTGTGTCCTTTATCCATAATGCCCCTCCTTAAAATATTCATATAATACAATGATATAGCAAAAAGTAATAATTGACTAGATGAAATAAGACAAATTTGTGACACTTTAGCGACAACAACCATTTCAATAAATCGTCAATTTTGTGACACATTTTCAATCTACTTACTATTAAAATTCTAGGGTATTATTGATATAATGTTTATAAATATTACAAAATATCGAATGACAACTAGGCTTGAGGTGCGGAAAATACGATAATCTCTACTTATCGTTCCCATTCTCTGCCTTTATCTATGTCAATCAATCAGTGGGGTGTTTTACATTGTTTAAGAAACGTAACCTTAAATGGTTAGCAGTTCTCGCAACGATTATTATGGCATGGGTTCAATTAGGAGGCGCACTTGTTACTAAAACAGGTTCAGCAAACGGCTGCGGTTCATCATGGCCGTTATGCCACGGTGCATTCTTGCCGCAAAACCTTCCAATCGATACCATCATCGAACTCAGCCACCGTGCTACATCATTATTATCATTAATCGTTGTTTTATGGCTTGTCATTACAGCTTGGAAAAACATCGGGTATATCAAAGAAGTAAAACCTTTAGCAATTATCAGTGTCGGTTTCTTGCTGATCCAAGCACTAGTCGGCGCAGCTGCAGTACTTTGGCAGCAAAATGATTATGTACTTGCGTTGCACTTCGGGATTTCATTAATCAGTTTCTCATCTGTCTTCGTACTTACACTTATCATTTTCGATGTCGATAAAAAATACGAAGCGAATAAAGTGCACATCGACCATAAACTTAGAATCTATACATGGACAATGGCCATTTGTTTATACGTT is a window from the Staphylococcus sp. IVB6181 genome containing:
- a CDS encoding nucleotidyltransferase, coding for MKCAALITEYNPFHNGHAYHVEQARQIANADVTAAIMSGQFVMRGQPAIYNKFLRTQMALSSCDLVVELPAFAALSAGEYFAEMGVKVADYLNCDALVFGSESGSIKDFEHIALQLNHIEEHPEFQTKQREGKSYPRIINELLGEPHLLQTPNNILGLSYVQAIHNFAPNMTPYTIKRHQSQHHHPIISHRQFASGTAIRKSLENEDRLFESVVPAAVKQLYNKPHLTVEDCFPYLKYAILRASPEELQHIHTVSEGFEHRLKAQILHSQSFDQLMSQLKTKRYTYTRIQRMLMNILLNFKQAEKQDNVSAVRILGMNEKGQAYLKSLKQQFPDRHYITNVNQSTAPYFKHEIQATTVYNWISGETQDDFNTPVIRVQSE
- a CDS encoding glycerophosphodiester phosphodiesterase, which translates into the protein MVKISRLIRNSAAGAAGIFSGLILFSKFKGQPESHPIPPFFTRKSHYIFAHRGGMALRPEQTKLAFDNAKDYEVDGFETDVRVTSDEKLIVFHDATVDRTNNGSGKVREHRLDELQRLDAGYHFKDINNDTPYRNHPDAKILTFDELLELYPDMLINVDLKDSPDSYEGTIAPELLFESIARHDAQDRVLVTSFYQDQIARFSEFSLGTVAVGASQEEVTVGLAKFFTGLGNMFEVQANTFQMPTSYNGIPLTSQRLIQWLNSRNIVPGYYGVNSIDLMSDLFNKGTHTIVTDRPDLAYQYRQNQSQH
- a CDS encoding CAP domain-containing protein: MRNLIIKVVGVLLLITFLIYLFYSPRLKFDVLENPNKKTPTKTEQTQKKVEQAENPKPKSGIGTWVNNDISGLTKKFGQADRVYEYYDDYKNYVFRENNQYYIVTTKNNIIKSVYATGTKADIEPIKISEDASSIFENTSINPEPTVNANGKQYDLELSDEDMKTQMLIKYGNTYAQVYIDQQTNKVVGVRFLDAEALVMFNPYQMTKSSDEKTIENKHKNVPYEQNVNQLMTLYEVTNQIRHLKGLKPFKVNNDLSHIASVNLYESTNNKNVEFTEGALKQQLDDRDIKFKSVGQNVGYDFNDVPTLLHSWLNSDIHRSRILNTQYTEMGGDVMDGYYTLIFIEE
- the rpmF gene encoding 50S ribosomal protein L32 yields the protein MAVPKRRTSKTRKNKRRTHFKLSVPGMTECPNCGEYKLSHRVCKNCGSYNGEEVVSK
- a CDS encoding RNA methyltransferase translates to MEQITSAQNAKVKQANKLKKKKERDKTGLLLVEGTHLIEEAVKSRLTVKQLFVVEPERFDAALIDAAEEAYHINFKVAETLSGTVTPQGIFAVIEKPDVVSKVSEAKQVLLLDRIQDPGNLGTLIRTADAAALDLIVLSPGTADAYQDKVLRSSQGSVFHLPIVTQALPEFIESFEGPIYGTALEDAVNFNEEAAQEKFALLLGNEGQGVDPELLAHTTKRLTIPMYGDAESLNVAIAGSILIYKLKG
- a CDS encoding YlbF family regulator — encoded protein: MINTEVIDVLDHVDAVSDMILQSDIYHAYRLARQEMNEDETAQAHYQTFMKNKVQYDEVMRFGKYHPDYQTVSRATRKSKRDYEMVPSVMAYKQKEVELQNLVDEVITIIATSISDNVKIEVGNPFFRTDMHGCSTGGSCQCQVHA
- the coaD gene encoding pantetheine-phosphate adenylyltransferase — its product is MAETKAVIPGSFDPITYGHVDIIERVAQRFDEIHICVLKNSNKSGTFTVEERIALIEASVADIPNVQVHQFNGLLVDFCDQIGAKTIIRGLRAVSDFEYELRLTSMNKKLNSDVETLYMMTSTNYSFISSSVVKEVAQYKADISEFVPPPVERALREKFGK
- the rsmD gene encoding 16S rRNA (guanine(966)-N(2))-methyltransferase RsmD; its protein translation is MRVIAGLHKSKPLESLEGRNTRPTMDKVKESIFNSLHEVTGIGLDLFAGSGGLGIEALSRGIDKMIFVDQNFKAVKVIKSNLKSLDLMKQSEVYKNNADRALKALAKREIQFDLIFLDPPYEKGLIDEALVKIAEFNLLKKSGIIVCEFNHKENIDIHTFKLIKRYHYGLTDTMLLEKGEHDG
- a CDS encoding DUF177 domain-containing protein, with amino-acid sequence MKWSITQLRKYQGKPFEFDQTVNFNHLIDKLGLIDLSEIRVKGQLDVKSNEVVADMHLTGAYTMEDARTLEPVKVPIDIETTEIFDSEGHEYSDGEDDENEHYHLAVSGMIDLRDIAEELVIIEKPIRAVADDSSIDDMLQGGHGWDVIDEDQLEESEQAEANDSKTVDPRLQKLQQFYDEKQ
- a CDS encoding ornithine cyclodeaminase family protein; the protein is MQVYSETTVQQHYPMAQAIEDIENVFRHLDDIQTAQRTVIPTGDGAKSMLYMPCVDTAKQLGTIKITSITPENPQHHLPTTQAQIVITQLQTGEHTAVIDGSYLTRLRTGALSGIATKYMSREDAHVLGMIGTGGMAYEQFLGNIAVRDIDTVVLYNRTTEKAEAFKARILKDYPDLTVKVEENVADLVKQADILNCQTPSTAPVFNADDIQPGTHINGIGSYQPAMKELDNRIFPQAERVVVDDLEGVKDESGELIDADANGTFTFDQISDELKTLSLNGQSYRKTDEGITVFKCVGAAYFDLAVAIGAYNQLK
- the pheS gene encoding phenylalanine--tRNA ligase subunit alpha — translated: MVQTEEMNQLKSEALADVSKAEDEKALQDVKVKYLGKKGSVSGLMKQMKDLSNEEKPKFGQAVNEVRQAIEQAIADRKQVLEQERLNQQLNEETIDVTLPSRKVKQGAAHPLTRTIQEIEDLFLGLGFEIVNGYEVEKDYYNFEALNLPKSHPARDMQDTFYITEETLMRTHTSPVQARTLEKRNGQGPVKIICPGKVYRRDSDDATHSHQFTQIEGLVVAENIKMSDLKGTLELVAKKLFGDAREIRLRPSYFPFTEPSVEVDVSCFKCGGKGCNVCKGSGWIEILGAGMVHPNVLEMAGFDSSKYTGFAFGMGPDRIAMLKYGIEDIRYFYTNDVRFLDQFKAVEDRGEA
- a CDS encoding DUF2129 domain-containing protein — translated: MTEIIPRTSLIIYLKHMKHERHIRKYGHIIYSNRTRKYVVMYINENDADRIVNRLMKLKYVRHIDGSPYKYLKKTYEKEKYEIN